The following is a genomic window from Labrus bergylta chromosome 2, fLabBer1.1, whole genome shotgun sequence.
TTCACTTTGTGCATTTACAGCCAAGAAATCGAAGAAAACAGTCGGCATttccaaagtttaaaaaaaaaaaattatagaaTGTATGATATAATAGAAACACTTATAATAGTTATagattgtaaatgtgtgtttgagtgagtgagtgtgtgagagagaaagggggtgtgtgcatgtgtgtatacatATGAAAAGCTTCAGCTTATGAGATTGACGATAGAGGGACTAGTGGCAATACAGCAAGTGAAGATATACAACGTGCAAAGGGATTGGATTTTTTGCAGGTTGGGGAGTAAGTGGTACGTTCATCAAAGCTTGACACAAGGACAGTGAGACACAAAAGTCAAACTGAGGGGAGTCTGTATGTCTTTAAAAACTCACTTTCCTCTGTATGGTTCATCTAGATGAAGCGGGGGAGAAGgaggtttagaaaaaaaatcaaaaaaagtggAGAGTCGTCTTTTTAAAGGAAGCATTCAGGCTAACTGCACTATGTAGTACACACGAGTTATGATGTACAGTAGACTCAGATGTGAATATCATGGCTTTTATATGTGTTGTTTATGCCAGCATACAAAGATGTTGCTCAAGAATATTAACTTATCTCTAAAATATTACATAGTATTATCATCTTTATTACTGTTATTATATTATGGTGAACTGACAGAGAAAATATGTGCCATTGGAGCTttcctttctgtgtttttctaaacTGTGTAGATAGCCTATTGGCCTATACCATAATGGTGCAATCATAGCAACCCTGTCCAAAAAATGATGTTCTTTTTGATGTAGGTGATAAATGTAGTTACAGTATTGCATTATTTAGAGAACAAAATGCTATGGATTTTATACATGTTTCAACATTATTGTTTGCATTTATGTTATTAGTACTGTTCTGGCTTGATTAAAACCCCTCCTTTGTTAAAATTCAACAAAACTAATAAAGATATGTGAATAATTCAGAATGGGTTGTCAGTGAGTAACATTATTTGTGCTGTGGTTAACAGCAAACTGGagtaaaatatttgatttatcaGCTTCAGAAAGACTGACACGAATAAATAATGAGGGGTCCTCTGAATGTTAAGGATTTTTGTAAGTATCATTAAAGAGTCATTAATGTATCCATGCTGCCCATAGGTGCTCATACAATGAAAAATCACAAGTTAAAGTAcacaagttttttgtttttttaccaacaCAAGAATCAAGGGTAAACTATTGTTAACGACTACTGTACAATATATCTAATTATCCTCTTTCAATATTGGCAGAATAATTAACATCTGCACTACTAATTAATTATGAGCTGTAGGTTACATCTTCAAGACTatgttttgtttataaaatgttcaaTCGTAATGTaacaagaaactttacaaaGAGAAACTAACatgtttcccttttaaatgaagggaaacaaattaaaatattaatgtCAATCAAAGTACTGGACACGAGTGTATAAAATCCATACACATGCAGGGTGTACATAATGGTTATATGAGTTCACAGACCAACGAGGTTGCAAagtaaatcattattttatcaTACAATAAAAAAGGGTACATTTTGTATTAGTCGTCATATGATGTTAACTAAATGTCCAATAGGCTccttcaataaataaaaaaaacactgagtaaGCTACTGAATGGACATAACCTACAGTGAAAAGGGAAAAGCAAACATCTTACTGAGGTGTCCTTGAAATGTTGCAAGCGGCGCAGTTGCATCCTGTAAAGATAAGCAACCCTGTTGACCTTTACGTGGAGGAggagatacatttaaaagaaaaaagaaagacaaacttcATTTATGTCAAAACTGCTATGAGAAATGGTCAAGTGAAACCTCTGGAAGTTAGACCCGGCTCCCCTTTTCAAGATGCACTGATGAAGAAAACACGCAAATCTCAGCTGAAACGCAACACAATTAAGAGTCTCCTTTCCGTCTTTACTCAACACCTGTTGCATTCCTTGAGAACGGCTGACGCGTTTCGCAAATACGACGTTAAGTGTGTCCCATCTCGGCTTCCGCAGTTCTTGCCATCTACACCAGCAGATAGCTCACAGCAATTAGCGACAGACTTTTACACAGTAAGGGTCGCGAAATACAGACTCAAAACAACCAAGATCCTCATCGACTATGCAAAGTAAGGTTTGCCCGCTCCATCGAGGTATTGTCGGCTTTGTCCATCCTGCTCAGCATTTGCAATATTAGCCAACATGGTTGTGGTAGCTACATGTAGCACATTGGCTAAACAGAGTCAACACCTGTAAAGATGATGGGAACCAAAGTGTACCTGTGTCCATAGTACAcactgtaatgtttttttttaatggataatTCAGGTGTAAGGACCATAGCTTTCTTTAAGATCAGGaatgtgtctttttaaaggGATTTTTAATGAATATCAGTAGGTGTCTGTTACCAAAATAAAACGACTTCCGGTAgctggaaaataaaatgtgcagatAAAAGATTTAgtaattttttaaataaaagtgtaaGTGACATACTGTTCAAACCTCATTCAGTGGTGTACTATACCAAgtaaacaatgaaatgaaaaaatgaattaaCCTTAAACACAGTAATGTATtacctgtttgttgttgttgtttgttcattattatcaattctacaattcacttagcagacttttatccaaagcgagagtaagtacaacacaagcaaggatctagaaaaaagggaacaatgtcagtaagagcaaacgatcagctttgagtcctgattggacacacaggtgctgacaggaagtgaccagaggcaaagcacaacattgacagcagttcttgagagctctaatcagtatagaaaccgtcttataagtcgttgttatcaaacaaaaaccatcgtcactaccatcatcatcatcatcattaatatggagaccatcatcattaagttagtaggtattcatgaaagagctgggtctttagctttttcttaaaggtgcagagggactctgcagatccaatggagtttggaagttcattccaccaccggggggcaacagaggagaagagactagtcagagacttaggaccctgttgtgaaggttggatcagacgcctttcattggcagagcgtagtgggcgggagggagtgtagacctggatgagagagttaaagtaaagaggagacgtttctgtcgctgttttgtaagcgagcagcagagttttaaatttgattatCAAATTAGTTCAATTCCATCGTTAACTTGAATGACTATTAATATCAACAGTTATCCTTGATGCAGAAACAGAAGTGTACTGTTCTTATAATGCAGAGTTACTTGTCTTTGACCAGTTCTTGTTTGCTAATTTGTATTAAATCAAACCCAACTAACACGACGTCCAGTAAAAGTGGACGTCACTATCTTGTTTTTATCCTACACTGTATTACGCAACATAATAGCATCTATGAGGAAAAGTCCTTGAAAAAAATTGCAGTTTAATGTTGGAGCTCAGAAGTGAGTTTTGTCTCTTCCTCCCTCAAGGTTTTTTGTCGGTATGAGGTGAAAGGTCGAAAAATGCAGGACATTGTGGGGTATTGTTGTCATGTGAGTCAGTGTTGTAGGCACTGAATGCCTCTATTTGCCTTGACGTACAGTGGACCGTTAGTGAAGCACGCAAAAGGTACAGTTTTgagtctgtttgttgttgttttttcacaggTTGGAGAATATGGTTTTGAATCTCTGTCTGCCGCACTTTCACACTTCAGTTCATTGCAACAAGGTGTGTGGAACTATCACGtaactgtacttttttttactgaccGTGTCCAGTGTTTTCAATTTGTCATTCTATTCAGCTGCAAACCCCTTGTGACGTGTAAAAACGGTGTTCAAAAATGACCTGGAACATAAAGAAaccattatttttacagcagtGTAGTGTCTTACGAAAGATCATTTAACCTTATTTTACGTCTACTGACTACTTGGACCGATGATTGTTGAGATGAACAGGGCAAATTACCTTACATGGACAGCTTGGACATAAAATAGTACAAGGTTGAGAAGGgaaaatgatgtgaaaataGAAAGGCACAGATACAAAAGGGTATGTGGGAAACTGAATCACAACTGACCTTGTGTTCTTTTTATTGGTATGTTGTAATGTGATCTTGGATATTTTTCTCCACACTGAGGGCAGGAAACATGTTCTCTAAGACTTCCTCAGTTTTATTTGCCCCAGTCCTCTACCGTCACTCATTTTGCAGTCCTTGTTTTATTAAAGTATGTCAAATTTATCTTTGTCTAAATGTATTGCTTTGTGTCACATATTGAATCATAGGAGCccttgaaatgtaaatgttttctaGAATTGGTCATATTTTTTCAACATGCCtaaaattaacacattttaacattgtTGCAGTTAACCGATTGACTGTTGCTTCTCAGTCGAGAATTTAAATATCTTCCTGTTTGATTATCTCTTTCAATTGTAGCTTTGTGCAGATGGCTATGACGTCTCAAACCTTGTGTCAGCGGACCCTGCTCTCCGAAGGCGGGGCTTCAAGCTTGAGTACTTCCTACGTCCACCCGTGCAGGTAAGATGATGCACCTCTCAGTCAACCAGTCCCAAAGTCTGAACTGAGACTTGAACCCATGGCCCTGCAGTTTCTAACCTAATTCTAACAGACTGAATGCCAAAAGAGGTGTGGTCCTGCTCCTGAAACTTTGCTATAGCATAGTATCTCTTCCATGAGTCAAGGATCAATATACTGTATGGGTCATTTCTAAagttgttgaaatgttttcaatacATCTATATattttgataccacatgttctaaaacaataaaatctcTGTTATTTGAATGATCGATAGTATCAACAAGTACCAAAGCttagaaaaatgaagaaaacaaactgcagatcttcagtcataatCTTAACCAAAagctttgagagagagagagagagagagagagagagagagagagagagagagagagagagagagagagagagagagagagagagagagagatgagagagagagagatgagagagaaggagagagagagagagagagagagagagagagagagagagagagagagagagagagagagagaggagagagagagagagagagagagagagagagagagagagagagagagagagagagatccaaGGTGATCATTTATGTTGGCATCGTTTCTGTACCAGAACTCCATACAGTGTGCAAGAGTTTGTCTACATTTTTTGGTAATGAAGAACAAGAAGTTTCTACCTCTCTATTATCCCTCTTTAAAAGACGGCTAGACTCAGTCTCATATTATCAGAAAATCCATTTTAAATGAATGGCAGTGCAGTTCTGTTATTTTTAACGAAACCCAAACAATGTTCTTTTAATAAGTGATTTGAATCTACGGAAACACTAATGATGCATACTATTTCCCCAGGTGACATTGAAGTTTGACTTCCAGGTGGAGCTGTGCAGGGTTGATGTGGAGCTGTGGCCCTGGGGTATGGACCGAGGACAGGCCTGCAAGAGACTGGAGATTAGCACCAGCTCTGACCCACTACCCTCTGacaataataaacacaaacaggttCAGCAAAAGGAGCAAACGCAGATGAAGGACCAgaaagaacagagaggaaaaaaacagcgAGACTGTAAATCTCGGCAGACTAACGGGAACCAGTGGAGTGTTCAGGCCCGACAGTGGGGGGAACAGACTCTAGATGATCCTCAACAAAAAGGCCATGCTTTGAAGTGCCATTCAAACACTGGATCCAGTGATCCAGAACCAGAGTTCAAACTGGTCGGTCTCGCTGCGAGCTCAGGGAGGAGACACGCGTCTGTTTCGCACGTTTAAGTAATGGTGGCGGCCGGCCCCAATCCCTGCCCCCTCCTCAACCTGCAAACTGTCGCCAAGAGGAGCTGTGGAGTCGGGGTCTGCCCTCGTTGGGTGCTGTGACACAACTACGTGTCACAGTGCCATTCGGCGGTGCAGCCTCAGCTTTGGGGTTGAAGGCTTTGGTTGTTTGGGGACAACCTGCTCGCTGCTGTCCTCCAGAAGAAGTGGAGAGGATTAAAAGAGTCCATGAAGCCAATCAAAGACAACTGCCAGCCCCTGTGTTATTTACCGCCTCTGTCAGCAAAAAAATAACGGCATCACAAGCTGCCAAACCTACGAGGTATGTGTTACTGAAAATGACATCTATAAGATCCCCTCATCCCAGTTGTCCAAAAGCAATCTGATCTGATTAAAGGTATCAGATTGGATCAACATTTGAAAATGGATTGAAAGGATAAAAAGATTTGATAAGTTCAGGTAATCCAATCCTAgtcagtctctgtacatggggtacgcgcactaaccactaggcccaTGATACTTTTACCATATTTTACACTTGAGAGCTcaacatatttaataaaagcAACTGTCTGGATCTTTTGGTTTGTGTGcatttggcgccccctgtggacaaagtatgtaGCAAGCATGTTGTCCAATTTAGAGCACTGGTATTGATTTGATAGTCTATTTGAAAACAATAGATCATATCCAGTTTCTTAGGAAAAAATGGGACAAAACCTTATTACCTAATCctgggtagaaaaaaaaaaaaaaagatttccatATTAGGATAATTGTTATCCAGATCATACTATTTGATCAGCCCCTATCATAAAGCTTTCAATTATTGATTTCGAAAATATTTCTAATTATCTGTTGACTTTCTGCCCGACTCCAGCAATCATTCCGTCCCAGAGGAGTTCCTCGACCCGATAACCCAGGAGGTAATGATGCTGCCCATGCTGCTGCCCAGCGGTGTGTCAGTGGACAACAGCACACTGGACGAGCACCAGAAGAGAGAAGCCACTTGGGGTAGACCCCCAAATGACCCCTTCACTGGCGTCCCATTTACCTCGACCTCCCAGCCTCTTCCTAACCCCCAACTGAAAAGCCGCATCGACCTCTTTCTCTTGCAGAAAGGGATGATGGGAAGGGATGGCATGTTGGGGGGacaaggggagggagagaatcCCCAGGTCTCCAGACTTGTAGCATCCGAGGTGGTTGTACAGACCCAGAAGTCTCCAAGTCATAATACAAACTCGATAAACAGTGCTGGTGTTGACTATAATGGTGGCAACAGGAACTCAAATAGAATCCCGACAAAAGAAGAGACTGGTTTAGGATACTCTTTAGAAAACGGGATTCACATATTTAGTTCCCAGCCTCTGACCACGGATACTGATTCA
Proteins encoded in this region:
- the ubox5 gene encoding LOW QUALITY PROTEIN: RING finger protein 37 (The sequence of the model RefSeq protein was modified relative to this genomic sequence to represent the inferred CDS: deleted 2 bases in 1 codon) encodes the protein MVLNLCLPHFHTSVHCNKLCADGYDVSNLVSADPALRRRGFKLEYFLRPPVQVTLKFDFQVELCRVDVELWPWGMDRGQACKRLEISTSSDPLPSDNNKHKQVQQKEQTQMKDQKEQRGKKQRDCKSRQTNGNQWSVQARQWGEQTLDDPQQKGHALKCHSNTGSSDPEPEFKLVGRCELREETRVCFARLSNGGGRPQSLPPPQPANCRQEELWSRGLPSLGAVTQLRVTVPFGGAASALGLKALVVWGQPARCCPPEEVERIKRVHEANQRQLPAPVLFTASVSKKITASQAAKPTSNHSVPEEFLDPITQEVMMLPMLLPSGVSVDNSTLDEHQKREATWGRPPNDPFTGVPFTSTSQPLPNPQLKSRIDLFLLQKGMMGRDGMLGGQGEGENPQVSRLVASEVVVQTQKSPSHNTNSINSAGVDYNGGNRNSNRIPTKEETGLGYSLENGIHIFSSQPLTTDTDSEFKGRRKRDLSDIAKESKEELNSDKQLLQKTKRAKNDTVSVSSCDSHEQRLSASLDEALFSALQGRPSFTMNLSRQKNDSEPLSTSLHAQTAGTLNMPRGDKTCSNCSCSISVYSKPVSCVYRLTCGHLLCGSCLRRKSQPLNSATESTSNHVSCPNCLSPTPRGDITRVHH